From Vigna unguiculata cultivar IT97K-499-35 chromosome 5, ASM411807v1, whole genome shotgun sequence, the proteins below share one genomic window:
- the LOC114183800 gene encoding 60S ribosomal protein L37-3-like, with protein sequence MGKGTGSFGKRRNKTHTLCVRCGRRSFHLQKSRCAACAFPAARTRKYNWSVKAIRRKTTGTGRMRYLRHVPRRFKSGFREGTEAAPRKRGAATTV encoded by the exons ATG GGGAAGGGAACAGGGAGTTTCGGTAAGAGGAGGAACAAGACCCACACCCTCTGTGTCAGATGCGGCCGTCGCAGCTTCCACCTCCAGAAGAGTCGTTGTGCTGCGTGTGCTTTCCCAGCAGCGCGCACTAGAAAAT ATAACTGGAGTGTGAAGGCCATTAGGAGAAAGACCACTGGAACCGGAAGAATGAGGTACCTGCGTCACGTGCCTCGCCGATTCAAGAGCGGCTTCAGAGAGG GTACCGAGGCTGCACCCAGGAAGAGAGGAGCGGCTACCACTGTCTAA
- the LOC114184116 gene encoding 3-ketoacyl-CoA synthase 12-like — protein MEFIILLYGATMLYLCFLIWKLFDQKRDQECYILDYQLYKPSDERKLGTECCGRIIERNKHLGLNEYKFLLKAVVNSGIGEETYAPSNVIEGREAAPTLNDGVKEMEEFFRDSIAKLLASSGISPSEIDVLVVNVSMFSAVPSLTSRIINRYKMREDIKAYNLTGMGCSASLISLDIIKNVFKSQKNKFAVLVTSESLSPNWYNGNDRSMILANCLFRSGGCVILLTNKRSFKHRAMMRLKCLVRTHHGAREDAYSCCNQKEDEEGRLGFYLGKNLPKAATRAFVDNLRVLSPKVLPTRELLRFMVVSLFRKVREICSLKSSSGGSSKSNNKSPLNFKTGIEHFCLHTGGKAVIDGVGMSLDLCEYELEPARMTLHRFGNTSASSLWYVLGYMEAKKRLMKGDRVLMISFGAGFKCNSCMWEVMKDLRDRPNVWDECIDDYPPESLANPFMEKFGWINDVQEATNFKLHGFLK, from the coding sequence atGGAGTTCATCATATTACTTTATGGTGCAACAATGCTGTACTTGTGTTTCCTGATCTGGAAATTGTTCGATCAGAAAAGGGACCAAGAGTGTTACATATTGGACTACCAACTCTACAAGCCAAGCGATGAAAGAAAGCTTGGAACCGAATGCTGTGGCAGGATCATAGAGAGGAACAAGCATTTGGGTCTGAACGAGTACAAGTTCCTCCTCAAAGCCGTTGTCAACTCCGGCATTGGCGAGGAAACGTATGCCCCAAGCAACGTCATCGAGGGTCGTGAGGCAGCTCCGACGCTGAACGATGGTGTCAAAGAAATGGAGGAGTTTTTTCGTGACAGCATTGCTAAACTCCTTGCAAGTTCAGGCATTTCGCCTTCGGAGATCGATGTGCTTGTGGTGAATGTTTCCATGTTCTCCGCTGTTCCTTCCCTGACTTCAAGAATCATCAACCGCTACAAGATGAGGGAGGACATAAAAGCTTACAACCTCACTGGGATGGGTTGCAGTGCCAGCCTCATTTCGCTGGACATCATTAAAAACGTGTTCAAGTCGCAGAAGAACAAGTTCGCGGTTCTGGTGACTTCCGAGTCTCTCAGTCCGAACTGGTATAACGGCAACGACAGATCGATGATTCTCGCGAACTGTTTGTTCCGGAGTGGTGGGTGTGTCATACTTTTGACAAACAAAAGATCGTTCAAGCACAGGGCCATGATGAGGTTGAAGTGTTTGGTGAGGACTCACCATGGGGCTAGAGAGGATGCTTACAGTTGCTGCAATCAGAAGGAAGACGAGGAAGGAAGGCTCGGGTTTTATCTTGGCAAAAACCTTCCCAAGGCAGCTACAAGAGCATTTGTTGACAACCTTAGGGTGTTGTCACCCAAGGTTTTGCCAACCAGGGAGTTGCTAAGGTTTATGGTCGTGTCCCTGTTCAGAAAAGTGAGGGAAATTTGTTCCCTTAAGTCTTCAAGTGGGGGATCTAGTAAATCCAATAACAAATCTCCTTTGAACTTCAAGACTGGGATTGAACATTTTTGCCTGCACACAGGAGGAAAAGCTGTGATTGATGGGGTTGGAATGAGCTTAGATCTGTGTGAATATGAGCTTGAGCCAGCAAGAATGACACTGCACAGGTTTGGCAACACTTCTGCCAGTAGTTTGTGGTACGTGCTGGGGTACATGGAGGCCAAAAAGAGGCTCATGAAGGGTGACAGAGTACTGATGATAAGCTTTGGTGCTGGCTTTAAATGCAACAGTTGTATGTGGGAGGTAATGAAGGATCTCAGGGATCGTCCTAATGTGTGGGACGAATGCATTGATGACTACCCACCGGAGTCCTTGGCCAACCCTTTCATGGAGAAGTTTGGTTGGATCAATGATGTTCAAGAAGCAACCAACTTCAAACTCCATGGTTTTCTCAAGTAA